Proteins from one Homalodisca vitripennis isolate AUS2020 chromosome 3, UT_GWSS_2.1, whole genome shotgun sequence genomic window:
- the LOC124358136 gene encoding uncharacterized protein LOC124358136, protein MDLNISKSQVILFSRATLTFNFNYHIGGVPLNRVDRLRDLGVILTSSLSPSDHIASIASKAYALLGFIGRSTRGFKSHDSMLVLYKSIVQPVLEYGTVIWSPYQLGHVEDLKRVQTCFLRMLGTRLGCAYMETPVLQLEQRFHLQSLYHRRIIFDLLFLFKLMNGLVDCPVLLEMVDFSVPRGTRSRTVFCRKFLPTNYACNSGVARILRHGGVWSGQVDFFLGSLSP, encoded by the coding sequence ATGGACCTAAATATCTCCAAGTCCCAAGTTATCTTGTTCTCTCGCGCTACGTTAACCTTCAACTTTAACTACCATATTGGTGGTGTGCCCCTTAACAGAGTTGATCGTCTGAGAGACCTTGGGGTTATTTTGACCAGTTCACTAAGTCCTTCTGATCATATTGCGTCCATCGCTTCTAAGGCATATGCTCTCCTTGGCTTTATTGGAAGATCGACAAGGGGCTTCAAATCACACGACTCAATGCTGGTTTTGTATAAATCCATAGTGCAACCAGTGCTTGAATATGGAACTGTGATCTGGTCCCCTTACCAACTGGGCCACGTAGAAGACTTGAAGAGGGTGCAGACATGTTTTTTGAGGATGCTGGGAACTCGTCTGGGTTGCGCCTATATGGAAACGCCTGTTCTCCAACTGGAACAGCGTTTTCATCTGCAGTCACTGTACCATCGGCGCATCATCTTCGATCTTCTCTTCCTGTTCAAGCTGATGAACGGACTGGTGGACTGCCCTGTTCTCCTGGAAATGGTTGATTTTAGCGTCCCTAGGGGAACGAGATCGCGGACTGTCTTCTGCCGCAAATTCCTGCCCACGAACTACGCATGCAACAGTGGCGTTGCAAGAATTCTGAGGCATGGTGGTGTGTGGTCCGGGCAGGTGGATTTCTTCCTGGGGTCTCTTTcgccttaa